ACTTTCCTCTTCTTTTTTATAGGCGACACCGACACTCACTGTACTGATCAACCCTTTCTCACGCCATTCAAATAAGGCAACACCTTGGCGAAACTCTTCTAACAAAAGATGAATTTTATTTCTGTCATTGATATTAAAAATCATCACAAACTCTTCGCCACCGTAACGACAAAACCAACCATACTCATAAAATAGAGATTGAGCCAATTTACACACTTTGAATAGCACGACATCTCCGACTTGGTGTCCATAGGTATCGTTCACTGTTTTAAAGTTATCTAAATCAAACATAACCAAGTAAAGTGGTTGCTGCTTACCTAGTTGAGCATGCAGCAGTTCATCAAAAAAACGTCGGTTATAAACACCCGTTAGCGGATCCAATAGTGTTTGCTGACGAATATGATTAAATTCACTAGTTGTCGCTGATAACTCACCATAAACAGGCATTAATTCTGGGATTAACTCCGAGGGTGACGAAGCCAAACCATCTCGACTCGCGCGAATGTGGTGAACTATTTCATTTACCATTCGCCGAAAATAGCGATAGCCAATCAAAGCCACAATCAAATAACAGATCGACGTTACGCCAACCACCAACATAATATTACTTGATACACGAGCAAATATTTTATGGATATTAATAGTCGGCAAAATAGTTAGTAGTATACCGTATTTTGGATCATGTTGATGATAGGCGATAAGTTGCTGCGTTCTATGATCCTCAAAAATACCACTATCACCTTGTATTTTGGACAGCCAATCTATTTCCTGCATATCCTTAAAAATAAGACTTTTATCTGGGTGTGCAAGTATCACTCCCTGTGCAGAGAGTAACATTTGATAGCCATGCTCAACACGCATATGAGAGCTGTTAAGTACTTTATCCAAGGGTTGTAACTTGGTATCAATGGCAAGAACGCCTACTTGTTTATTACCTGGCGCTAAAACTGCGCGAGCAAGCGTAACGATTAGCTCGTTACTTCCATAATTCATATAGGGTTCAGTCCAAACAACATGGTCTGGATTTTCACTAGCAAGTGTATACCAAGACCTAACCGTGGGATTGTAATTAATTAATGTTGATTCTGGTGGGGCAGGGTAAATGAGATAGTGACTCTGTTCATTGGCAAAATAGATGTTATTTAGCCCCATCAGATTTAAATATACTTGCCAATCCCGCTGGTATTGCTGTTTATGTAAAATATTAGCGCCAGCTAAATCTCGATAATCAACTCTTTTATATATTCGCTCAAAATTCTCCTCCAATGTATTAATATAGGGAGCGAGTACTGAGTGGTAGAGCTGATCATTCTGGCTAATAAGGTTTTCTTTATGTTCAAATAAAATTTCATGCTTCATATGCAGATAATAAATACTAGCAAGTATCAACATAGGAATAAAAAGCAAAACTAGTCCTAACCAAGTACGGGTAAGTAATGACCACTTTTTCCTACGTCTGTTTTTGAGCATATCACCTCTTTTTAATCAAAATAGAAAACAGCTGACTATAATGCAATTGGTATAATATTAGAATATATATAAATTTTATTGATAACGTAAAGGATATTTCCCCCCATATTAACAACAAATCTAAAATATTCCTGTATTTATTAATGATGCTCCCATTTTTAAAAAAATGAAATTCTACTTTTAAAACATCCTCTTTATTATAAGACTTATCAAAGACCGTCAAAAAGGCTTACTGAATGAGTAATAATGAAAAAAAATTTTCTGAAGGCGCTAGCCTTATTTCCATCACCAATTTACAAGGCATAATACAATACTGTAATAAAGATTTTATCGATATCAGTGGTTACTCTGAAAAAGAGCTGATTGGCTTTAATCATAATATGATTCGCCACCCTGATATGCCTAAGGCTGCATTTGCCGATTTATGGGCCACCATTAAAAATAATGAAGCGTGGCAAGGCATTGTCAAAAATCGCTGTAAAAATGGCGATTATTACTGGGTAAATGCCTATGTCACGCCCGTTTTTCAAGACGGCAAAAAAGTGGCTTATCAATCGGTCAGAAGCTGCCCTAGTCGAGATGAAATAACAAAAGCAGAAGCGTTATATGCAACCTTAAACACATCTCCTAATGCAACCATCCCCAAACCAAGCTTCATCAAAAGACTCTCACTAAAAAAACAGATAAACAGCCTACTAGCATTAACACTTATGGTGACGCTTTTTAATACATGGAATAGCGATGCACTATTAGACTTTAACCTCCCTTTTATAACCATGTTATTGTTTATCTTCGCTTCATTTTCGACCCTCTACTGGACTATTAACCATAAAGTGCTTACCCCTCTTGAGGAGATAATTGAAAAAATAAAACGTATTTCAGGTGGCGACTTAACGGAGAACATTACAAGTCACCGGCAAGATGAAATAGGTAACACCTTGATGTCGATTAAGCTTTTACAATGCAGACTAAAAGCGGTCATTGGCAGGTTCAATGAATCAACTCAAGAACTGACGCTTGCGATTGATGTTCTCTCTGATACTGGCTATCAAACCAAAACCAATATGAGCCGTCAACATGCTGAAATTGACTTGGTTGCAACGGCAATGCATGAGATGAGTGCAACCGTTGCTGAAATAGCTCAAAATACAACATTAACCTCTGAATTAGCGGCTACAGCAGACACAACCGCGCAGCAAGGGAAAGTACTGGTCGAATCTTCTCGTAATACCACTAAAGATTTAGCACAAAATATTTCACATGTATCCGTGACGGTTAACACCTTAGCCCAAGAGTGTGAGCGCATTAAACATATCACAGAAACGATCAGTGCAATTGCTAACCAAACCAATTTATTAGCATTAAATGCAGCGATAGAAGCCGCACGAGCAGGCGAGTTAGGACGAGGTTTCGCAGTTGTTGCCGACGAAGTAAGGGTACTCGCATCGAGAACGCAACAGGCAACCGTTGAAATTAAAGATATGATTGAAACGCTATATACCGGTAGCCGAACTGCGGTGACAACCATGAACAAGGTTTAATCAGTGTTAATGAATCCGTCGATAAAATCCAACAAACCGAAGATTCGTTTAATCAAATCGCCAGTGCTGTCATTAATGTAAATGACATGAACACACAAATTGCAACGGCAGCTGAAGAGCAATCTTGTGTTGCCGAAGAGATGAATGCCAATGTTCAGTCTATTAGTAATCAGTCCTATAAAACAACCAATGATATAGAACAACTAGAACATAAAATAATGACATTAACAGATATGGCCACCGCTCTGAAACTCCAGTTACAACAATATAATACGGGTGAATCGGCCGTTACTTTTGACTTTGAAGGAGCCAAAAATGCCCATCTTGCATGGAAAGATAAGGTTAGAAAATTTTTACAAGGAGATAGTAGCATCATAACCAAAGCGCAAGCATGCTCCCATAAAGAGTGCCAGTTGGGTAAGTGGTATTACAGTGATGGCATGGAAAAATACAAAAATTCAATAGAATTTAAAAAAATAGAAGCGCCACACACAAGGTTGCATCAAATAATAAAAGAAATAATTGAGTTACATGAAGTCGGTAAATTACATGAAGCTGATTCGTTGTATTCAGAGCTAAGTAGCGCGTCCGATGAAATCGTTCTCCTATTAGATAAAACTCAACACTCTCTATAAAAATAGCGCGGCTATAACAAGCAACAAAATAGGATCTTGTAAACATCCTATTTTGTTGCAGCTATCTCATAGCAATCCCTAGCCTTTTCCACTCTCGTTCAGCAAGGTTTCCAAACAATGTTCTTTGATATTGTAGTAGGCTTTAATGTCTGCTATTTGCGCAACTATTTCACTATTTACCTTGCTGTTTTTTTGCGATTTTTTAACAGCCAAGATCATTTTATTTTTATTGGTATGTTCAAGGCTAATGAATTCAAATACCTTAGTTGTATAACCGTGTGCTTCTAAAAATAAGGCACGCAGTGAATCTGTCACCATCTCCGCTTGTTGCCCCATGTGCACACCATATTGTAACATCGGCTTAAATAGTTCAGGACTTTGCATCTGTGGACGAATTTGCTTATGACAGCAAGGCGAGCACATGATAATAGCGGCATTAGCACGAATCCCGTAATGAATCGCATAATCTGTGGCAATATCACAGGCATGTAAAGCTATCATTACATCGGTATGTTTAGGGGCGTGTGTTTTTACATCCCCACAGACGAAAGATAAGCCTTGATGATCTAAGGTTAACGCTGTTTTATTACATAAATCGGCGAGGCCTTGGCGAAGTTCCACCCCAGTCACTTGTGCATCATTGTGTAACGTATGGCGTAAGTAATCGTGAATAGCAAAGGTTAAATAGCCTTTACCCGAACCAAAATCGACAACATTAATCCCTTCGTTTTTGGCAAGCGGTGACGTTTCTAAAGCTTGACTAAAAACTTCGATAAATTTATTAATTTGTTTCCATTTACGCGACATTGCAGGTATCAACTTACACTGCTTATCGGTTACACCGAGTTGCTGTAGAAATGGGCGGTTAATATCCACAAAACGATGCTTTTCACGGTCATGCAACTGCCCGTTTTTATCATTTATTTTGCTTTTGTGCTTAGTAATATGCGCTTTGCCTTTTTTACTTATATCGAGCTGAATGTCCATGGAAGATGTCGATAAATAGGCACTTTTAAAATCACTCTCTAATAAAGAGTTAATTAACCCAATAGCTTCATCGCTACTGTGATTCTTTGTAATATGATTGGTTTGATGCTGATAAAGAAATGAAAATACGGGTTTATTTTGTAATAAAATCGGTTTAATGGTAATACGCTGCAGGCTTTTATCGGCACCTCTGTATTTACTTAATACCATTTTCTTTAGACTATGACTTGCACAACTTTCAACGAGTAAAAGATTAAATTCATGGAGAGAGTTAGCGGCACTGTGAGTCATAGCTATTTCCGTAAAAGGTCAAAGAACAAAAATAGCGAGATTATAGCAGCTCTATCACTGTAATGTTGAATAATAGTGTACGAATTGTTGTTTTTTATTACTTAACAAATAGGCTTCAAAATCATTAATTGTAAGGGGTTTACTATACAAATATCCCTGATAGGATAAACACCCATTAGCGTATAGATAATTTCTTTGTTCGATAGTTTCAACCCCCTCTGCAATCACATCAAGTCCTAAGGCGCTAGCCATCAGAATTATCGTTTTAACAATCGATTGATCATTTATATTAGATTGTAACTCAGTAATAAATGAACGATCTATTTTTAAACGATTCAAAGGTAAACGTTTCAGATACTGAAGCGATGAGTATCCTGTCCCGAAATCATCTAAAGCAAATTTAATCCCCAACGCTTTTAGTTCCTGCATATTGTCAATAATTAGCTCCATATCATCAATAAGTATGCTTTCTGTCAGCTCAATTTTAAGTTGCCCTTGACCGATACCATAGGTATCAACGAGCTGTTTTACCTGCCCAACAAAGTTGGCCTGACGGAATTGTTTATAACTAACGTTAACAGCGAGTGTGAGATGACGGGTGTGGTCATTTTGTTGCCATCGTTGTAGCTGTTGACAAGCGGTTTCTAGCACCCATTCTCCAATCGGAATGATTAGCCCCTTTTTTTCGGCCATGGGAATAAAATTATCAGGGCTAATTAATCCCTCAATAGGATCATGCCAACGAATAAGAGCTTCAGCTCCGATTACTTGATCAAGGTCATCCATCTGCGGTTGATAATAAAGCTCAAATTGCTGCTCTTTAATTGCATTGCGAAGTTTTCTCTCAAGGTTAAAACGATTCGTTATTAACTGTTGCAATTGCGGTTCGTAAAAATACGCTGAATTTTTTCCTAATCGTTTGGCTTGATACATAGCAATATCAGCAAATTGCATTAGTTGTGAAACAGAAGTGGAACTATCATTAAAGAGCGTCACACCGATACTGGCACTACTATTAAATTGCTGTTTATGAATTTTGTATGGAATGGAGAGCGCACCGACAATTTTTTGCACGACAAGGCCAGCCTTTTCTATCGCTCGCGCTTCTATTTCATCTAATCCAGATAAAACAAAAACGAATTCATCGCCACCAATACGGGCAAGGGTATCCCCTTTACGAGTCAGCTGCTTGATACGTGTTGCCGCCTGTTGCAAGAGAATATCACCATAATCATGGCCGTAACTATCGTTCACTGTTTTGAAATCATCAAGATCGATAAAGAAAAGCGCATTATAATTTTTATTGCGCTCACTCTGCGCAATTAACTGATGTAGTCTATCCATCAGTAAACGGCGATTAGGTAAACTAGTAAGTGAATCATAGTAAGCAAGACGGGTGATTTTTTCTTCACTTGCTTTACGCTCAGTAATATCTTGTATAAAACCAGAAATTCGATCTACTGTCCCATCCGTTTGATATTTCAATTTACCGTTCGATGATATCCAACGCACGGCACCATCGCTAGGACGAATAATTTGATATTCGACACGGTGCTCCTTAGCTGTTTCAAAACACCTCTCAATAGAACTTAAAAAGGGTTGTTGAAACTCTTCCTTCATAATACTAAAAAGCGCTTCTTGGCTAGGGACTATCTCAGCTGTAAAGCCAAATAAATGTAAAATTTCAGAAGACCAATCATATTCAATGGTATTATCTTTATAACGTAGAAACCAACGACCAATCTGAGCGTAGTCCATTGCATTATGGAGACGACGTTCGCTCTTTGAGAGTTTATTAAGCGCCACATTTTTTGCTTTAATTTCGCGCATCATCCTCATCGTATTCACCGAGAGATTCTTATAGGAAGATAAAATCACATTAAGCGTATCTTTTGCCGTTAGATGTATTTGCTCTTCCGCCCACCTATTGGCTTCTTGCAAAGACTGACCAGATTTTACGGCGGTCACGAGAAATGCCATATGCTTATCATTCTCTAAAATATGCAATACAAGCCAACTGGTTAAAAAAGAGAACAACTCCTCAAGCCATTCATCTTCAGATAATGTGCCAAGTTCCGCTTTCAATGCATTGATACGCGAAATAAATTGGTTATGACTATCTCGGTGTTGCTGGATGTGGATAGAGTCAAGTAAGTGCTCACTCCAATATTTATCCTCAGTCTTAAAGTGATAGACAGCATAATCCAATAATTCATTGATGAATGTTTCTGGGGAAACCTGCAAGCGCTGCAACGTAATAATATTGGCAACCTTATTGAGCAACTCGACCAGTTTTTTGTGCTGATGGTCGATCTTGTCGATTCCAATATTGAAGTTATCACTCCAAGGAAAGATATCCACGTGCTGATCGATCATTTTATAACATCCTTTGTATTTATACGGTGATTAATATGAGTGCAGTCGAGTAAGGATATGATGCATTTCCCTAACACCAAGCCTCACAAAAAACTAACTTTAACACACATAACACATCAAGTAATTGCATTTTAAGTGGCTAATTTTCACTCGCGTCATGTTAATATGAATTTAATCAATAAAATTAAACAATTACCTTAATGAGTAAGAAAGGCGATAAAATAAACTTGTTATTTGTAGTAGGAAGAATCAATGAGTAAACCATTAAAAGCGCTATTACTATCAGCATTAATATATCCAGGCGCGGGACATTTTTTTATCAGAAGCTATAAAACATGCCTTGCTTTGGTCACACTTTTTTCAATATCGCTTTTTTTTGTCATTACAGATATTGTTAATCAAGCTAATATCATTATTGAAAGAATTATCAAAGGAGAGATACCATTAAATCAGGAAACCATCAATGAATCGATATTAGCATTGAGTTCTACAGAACAACAGAATGCAAATATACACC
This window of the Psychromonas sp. MME1 genome carries:
- a CDS encoding diguanylate cyclase, producing the protein MLKNRRRKKWSLLTRTWLGLVLLFIPMLILASIYYLHMKHEILFEHKENLISQNDQLYHSVLAPYINTLEENFERIYKRVDYRDLAGANILHKQQYQRDWQVYLNLMGLNNIYFANEQSHYLIYPAPPESTLINYNPTVRSWYTLASENPDHVVWTEPYMNYGSNELIVTLARAVLAPGNKQVGVLAIDTKLQPLDKVLNSSHMRVEHGYQMLLSAQGVILAHPDKSLIFKDMQEIDWLSKIQGDSGIFEDHRTQQLIAYHQHDPKYGILLTILPTINIHKIFARVSSNIMLVVGVTSICYLIVALIGYRYFRRMVNEIVHHIRASRDGLASSPSELIPELMPVYGELSATTSEFNHIRQQTLLDPLTGVYNRRFFDELLHAQLGKQQPLYLVMFDLDNFKTVNDTYGHQVGDVVLFKVCKLAQSLFYEYGWFCRYGGEEFVMIFNINDRNKIHLLLEEFRQGVALFEWREKGLISTVSVGVAYKKEEESGDTLLEKADAALYRAKCEGKNRVIFDG
- a CDS encoding methyl-accepting chemotaxis protein codes for the protein MSNNEKKFSEGASLISITNLQGIIQYCNKDFIDISGYSEKELIGFNHNMIRHPDMPKAAFADLWATIKNNEAWQGIVKNRCKNGDYYWVNAYVTPVFQDGKKVAYQSVRSCPSRDEITKAEALYATLNTSPNATIPKPSFIKRLSLKKQINSLLALTLMVTLFNTWNSDALLDFNLPFITMLLFIFASFSTLYWTINHKVLTPLEEIIEKIKRISGGDLTENITSHRQDEIGNTLMSIKLLQCRLKAVIGRFNESTQELTLAIDVLSDTGYQTKTNMSRQHAEIDLVATAMHEMSATVAEIAQNTTLTSELAATADTTAQQGKVLVESSRNTTKDLAQNISHVSVTVNTLAQECERIKHITETISAIANQTNLLALNAAIEAARAGELGRGFAVVADEVRVLASRTQQATVEIKDMIETLYTGSRTAVTTMNKV
- a CDS encoding CZB domain-containing protein translates to MNTQIATAAEEQSCVAEEMNANVQSISNQSYKTTNDIEQLEHKIMTLTDMATALKLQLQQYNTGESAVTFDFEGAKNAHLAWKDKVRKFLQGDSSIITKAQACSHKECQLGKWYYSDGMEKYKNSIEFKKIEAPHTRLHQIIKEIIELHEVGKLHEADSLYSELSSASDEIVLLLDKTQHSL
- a CDS encoding SAM-dependent methyltransferase, whose product is MTHSAANSLHEFNLLLVESCASHSLKKMVLSKYRGADKSLQRITIKPILLQNKPVFSFLYQHQTNHITKNHSSDEAIGLINSLLESDFKSAYLSTSSMDIQLDISKKGKAHITKHKSKINDKNGQLHDREKHRFVDINRPFLQQLGVTDKQCKLIPAMSRKWKQINKFIEVFSQALETSPLAKNEGINVVDFGSGKGYLTFAIHDYLRHTLHNDAQVTGVELRQGLADLCNKTALTLDHQGLSFVCGDVKTHAPKHTDVMIALHACDIATDYAIHYGIRANAAIIMCSPCCHKQIRPQMQSPELFKPMLQYGVHMGQQAEMVTDSLRALFLEAHGYTTKVFEFISLEHTNKNKMILAVKKSQKNSKVNSEIVAQIADIKAYYNIKEHCLETLLNESGKG
- a CDS encoding bacteriohemerythrin; protein product: MIDQHVDIFPWSDNFNIGIDKIDHQHKKLVELLNKVANIITLQRLQVSPETFINELLDYAVYHFKTEDKYWSEHLLDSIHIQQHRDSHNQFISRINALKAELGTLSEDEWLEELFSFLTSWLVLHILENDKHMAFLVTAVKSGQSLQEANRWAEEQIHLTAKDTLNVILSSYKNLSVNTMRMMREIKAKNVALNKLSKSERRLHNAMDYAQIGRWFLRYKDNTIEYDWSSEILHLFGFTAEIVPSQEALFSIMKEEFQQPFLSSIERCFETAKEHRVEYQIIRPSDGAVRWISSNGKLKYQTDGTVDRISGFIQDITERKASEEKITRLAYYDSLTSLPNRRLLMDRLHQLIAQSERNKNYNALFFIDLDDFKTVNDSYGHDYGDILLQQAATRIKQLTRKGDTLARIGGDEFVFVLSGLDEIEARAIEKAGLVVQKIVGALSIPYKIHKQQFNSSASIGVTLFNDSSTSVSQLMQFADIAMYQAKRLGKNSAYFYEPQLQQLITNRFNLERKLRNAIKEQQFELYYQPQMDDLDQVIGAEALIRWHDPIEGLISPDNFIPMAEKKGLIIPIGEWVLETACQQLQRWQQNDHTRHLTLAVNVSYKQFRQANFVGQVKQLVDTYGIGQGQLKIELTESILIDDMELIIDNMQELKALGIKFALDDFGTGYSSLQYLKRLPLNRLKIDRSFITELQSNINDQSIVKTIILMASALGLDVIAEGVETIEQRNYLYANGCLSYQGYLYSKPLTINDFEAYLLSNKKQQFVHYYSTLQ